GGTTAATGAGGCTGACACCAAAGCAGCCATTTTCAGCCCGACCGGCCTGCAAAAGCTGCATGCGTTCGCCGAGGTCATGGCAATGGGCAAAGCTACCGTACCAGCACACCTGTCCGGTAAACCGGCTGACTGTCTGGCAGTAGCACTACAGGCAGCACAATGGGGCATGAATCCCTACGCTGTGGCGCAAAAAACACATCTGGTTAACGGCACCCTGGGCTATGAGGCACAGCTGGTAAACGCAGTGATCACCAGTTCTACCGCCGTCCAGGGCCGCTTTAAATACGAATACGGCGGGCCGTGGGATAAATTTCGCCCCGGCGAAAAAAACCCGGCAGCAGAAAAAGGGCTGTGCGTCCGCGTTGGCGCGGTGCTGCGCGGCGAAACAGAGATTACCTGGGGCGAGCCTCTGTATATGGAGTTCGTTACAACGCGCAATTCACCACTCTGGAAAACGGCGCCGAAACAGCAACTAGCGTATCTGGCCGTCAAATACTGGGCGCGCCTCTACTGCCCTGACGTGATCCTGGGCGTCTATACCCCGGACGAATTCGAGCCTTCACAGCGCGCTGAACGCGACGTCACCCCGGCACGTTCCCGGCAGGAATTAAACAACCTGATCAACAGCAAACCGCAGCCGGAACACGAAATTAACGCAGAAGCCAGCCCACCGCAGCGCACGCCGGACGAATTACTGGCTGATTTCACTGAGGCAGCAAGCAAAGCCAAAGATGTCGCGGAGCTGGATAAGTGCTACCGCTACGCGGCCCGGCTGCTGGCAGCGGATACAGAACGCCTGAGCGCGGCGACAGACGTTTACCAGATCCGCAAAGATGAAATGCAGGGGGCGGTGTGAACCACAGCAAAGACGCAATCCGGGTCGGGCGCATCGCCCTTCCCTACAGTCGCAAGGAACGCGGCTGGGTAACGCCATCGGGAAAAGTTATTCGCAATCCTCTTCGGGCTCAGCGAGCGGCAGAACTAATCAACGACGTAGTGAACAGACCAAGGAGATAAACGTGGCTGATTATGGAGGCAGTAACACCCCCATAGAACAACGCGACTGCTGGCGCACGCCACCGGAGA
The sequence above is a segment of the Mixta intestinalis genome. Coding sequences within it:
- a CDS encoding RecT family recombinase; translation: MSNEIIQAPVNEADTKAAIFSPTGLQKLHAFAEVMAMGKATVPAHLSGKPADCLAVALQAAQWGMNPYAVAQKTHLVNGTLGYEAQLVNAVITSSTAVQGRFKYEYGGPWDKFRPGEKNPAAEKGLCVRVGAVLRGETEITWGEPLYMEFVTTRNSPLWKTAPKQQLAYLAVKYWARLYCPDVILGVYTPDEFEPSQRAERDVTPARSRQELNNLINSKPQPEHEINAEASPPQRTPDELLADFTEAASKAKDVAELDKCYRYAARLLAADTERLSAATDVYQIRKDEMQGAV
- a CDS encoding DUF1317 family protein, whose product is MNHSKDAIRVGRIALPYSRKERGWVTPSGKVIRNPLRAQRAAELINDVVNRPRR